GCCCTTTATCTGCCACGGCAACGTATTGATCTGCTCGCCGGTCTCCATGTCTTTGAAGATAGCTTCCTGCGGGAACGCAAAGTCGCGCTCTCTCGGGTCAAGCACATGAAACACAATAATCTCGTGCTTACGGTGGCGGAAATGCTTCAGCCCGGCAATAACCTGCGTCGGATCATCGAGCAAATCAGAAAGCACAATCACCAATCCGCGTCGTTTGATTCGTTCCGCCATTTCATGAAGCGTTGTCGCGATATTGGTCTGAAGTGTCGGCTTGAATGCTTCCATTTCGCGAAGCAATACGTGCAGATGAGATGCCGCCGACCGTGGTGGAACGTAAGTATTGATCTTCTCGTCGAATCCCACCAGACCGACTGCGTCGCGTTGTTTCAACATCAAAAACGACAGCGCCGCCGCCAGTTGCAGCGAATAGGTCAGCTTGTCGATTCGTTTCTCGCTTGCAAACCCCATTGACCGCGAACAATCAACCAGCAAGTACGCCTTGAGATTGGTCTCTTCTTCATACTGCTTGATATAGAACCGATCCGACTTGGCAAACACCTTCCAGTCGACATTACGAATCGAATCCCCCGGCATATACTGACGATGCTCCGCAAACTCAACAGAAAACCCGTGGTAGGGCGATCTGTGAAGCCCCGCAATGAATCCCTCTACCACCAAGCGCGCCTTGACCTCAAGCCCCTTAAGCTTGCTCAATACTTCCGGTGAGAGATATTTGCTGTTAGTCTGGTCTGCCATAATACCTTTATACGAAATCTATCGCTTTGGCGCCCGCGATTTGTTTCCTTTTTGAGTGCTCTGCACTCGAATCGACCATTTCTTCGGCTCCCCTCTCCCTCGGAGAGAGGGGAAGGGGTGAGAGCACAAATGGAAACCGCCGATAGGGTTGCTGATCTACCGGCGGCTCTGTCGGATAATGGGAAGTACCCGTTAAGGTCTTTGCGTTATTTCATCTTCTTTTCGAGGCCCTCAAGGCGAACCTTCATCTCTTCGAGACGCTTCTGCATCTCTTCCATCTTGCGCATGAAATCTTCTTGATCGACTTGCGGCACTGAAGGCGCGCTCCAATTGTGATACGTCTGACCGCGATTTCCGTTCCAATTCATCATCTCGCGCAAGTTGCCGGGAAACTGCATTCCGAAGCTTTCAATCTCGTCTATCTCGACTGACACCTTCTGCTTCGCCTTGTTACGAATAATCGACAACTCAACCTCTTCGCCGCGATCCTTGCCGCGCAATTCGCTGGAGACATCATTCGGTGATTCGACCTTCGCGCCGTTCACTTCTACCACAACATCGCCCACCTGCAATCCAGCTTTCGCGGCCGGTGTGTCTTCCATCACTTCCGTGATTAATGCACCTTCACCGTCTGGTACGCCGAAGTATTCTCCCAAGTCACCCGACAACGACTGCATCGAAACGCCGATTCCGGTCGTCTTCATGTTGTCCAGAAATTCAAAAGAATGCGGAGCCCACTCTCCAGCGTCGCCCTCGCCGCCAAAACCATAAAATTGCGGCTCACGGCGCTCGCCAACTTCAACCGAAACTGTCATTTCTTTGCCGTCGCGGTTGATCGCAAGGCTCGCTTTGTCACCAATCTTCGAAGCTCGCACTAATTCTGTTAATGCGTCCGAATCTCTTACAGTACTGCCGTTCCATGACAAGATGATATCCTTCGGCTCGATCCCTGCTTCTTCCGCCGGAGAATCTTCGGCGACGTCATTGACCAGCACACCCTCGGTCGTCTTCAGATCAAACGCTTCGGCCAGACTCTGATTGACATCCTGCATATAGATACCAATCCACGGCCGCTTGGCTGCTTGAAGCGGACTTACGGCGAGTATCATCAAAAGCCCTGCTATTGCTGAGAATAACCACATTTTGCGACTATGCTTCATTTCGATTCCTTTCATTGTCAACACTCACCACTTCATACCTGTTCGACCGATTCTATGTTCCACAATTATGGTTAAGATGTGTTAAACAGCTCCAGGAACACATTCCGTCAATTTGGTATTCGTGTTAGTTTACGTAATCGCACCATCAAAAGTTACGCCGCACCAGTCCGAATCACCAATTCCACCTCCTGCCCTGAAACATTTTCGAACACCCCAAAGTCAAACCAGTGATTAACATCTATTCTCATTGTGCACTTAGGGAGTATCCATGGCAATTAAATGGCGATCGAAGAAGTTCCTCTTTGCCGCAATCGGAGCGGCGGTAATCATTATCGTGGCAATCACTATGTCTTCCGGTTCAGGCACCGAAGCCACGCAAATCCAAGCCGACTTGGCATTTAACGACGACATCTCAGAAATCGTTTCGGCATCGGGACGCATTCAACCTCAAACCAAGGTTGATATCACTTCCGAAGTATCCGCGCAGATTATCAACCTGTTTGTTAAAGAAGGCGATCTCGTCGAACGCGGCCAGCGCCTGATCTTGCTCGACACTATTCAGCTTCAATCAGATGTCTCGCAATCGCGATACAGCCTCGATGAAATCACTTCGCGTGCAGAAGCCGCCAAAGCGCAGCTCGAAATCGACAAGCTCGAAGCCGAACGCCAGCAGAAGCTCTTCGAACGCGATCTTGGCACCGAAAACGCCGCCACCAACGCTCGCTATGGCTACGAAAATTCTGCCGCCAACTATCGTGCTATGCTCTCCCAGGTCGAAACGGCACGAGCCGGCCTCGAAAAAGCCAGCGACAACCTCACCAAAACATTGATCAAAGCCCCAATGGCCGGTGTTGTCACCTTCCTAAGCGTGGAAGTCGGTGAAATTTCTCAGGCTCAGACCGCGTTTACTCAGGGAAAGACATTGATGACCATTGCCGATCTGTCCGTCTTTGAAGTCGAAATCGATGTCGACGAAAGCGAAATCGCCAAGATTCAACTTGGACAAAAAGCCAAAATCAAAGTCGACGCATATCGTGATACTTCTTTCGCCGGTACAGTCGTCGAAATCGGCAATTCAGCGCTCATCGCCAACGAAGGCAGCGACAACTACACCACCAGCTTCCGGGTCAAAGTCCGCTTCGATACATCGGAGGTCACTTTCCGTCCCGGCATGTCCGCAACCGTCGATATTACGACCAACACCGCAGAAAATGCATTGTTGATTCCTTATGCCGCATTGGTTACCCGCGAATTCGATCCTGACTCGCTCAAAGCAAAAACAGAGACTTCCGGCGGAGGCATCATCCAACAAGCCAATGCCGCTGAGACATCGGACCAAAGCGACGAGTCCGCTAAGAAAAAGAAAAGTGCCAAGATCAAGAAGTCGGGAATCTTCGTCGTCAATAACGGCAAGGCGCGCTTCGTCGAAATCACGACCGGCATTGCTGACGAACGCAATATCGTCGCAATCACCGGAATTGCCCCCGGTGATACCGTAATCTCCGGCTCTTACCAGACCCTGCGCAAGATCGCCGAAAATGACCTGGTCACAATCGAGCAGGCTTCACTCGACAAGATGAAAGAGAAGTAGCCGCAGGCTCTCGCCGCGGTTGAGAACCCGATGATACTTGTCTCCCTGATTCGCGAGTCGCTCGCCGCTCTTTGGGCAAACCGACTCCGTTCATTCCTAACCGTCCTTGGTATGACCTTGGGTGTGACATCCGTCATCGCCATCGTCTCAACTGTCGAAGGAATGCAGACCAATCTCGAAGACGCTTTCGCTTCACTTGGTTCCAATACTTTCATGGTCACGCGCTTCGGTTTCGGTCTTTCGATGCAGGACTACCTCGAACGCATGCACCGTCGCAAATTGACTCGCAGTCTCGTTGAACCAATTCGCGAAGGCTGCCCTGATTGCGCTGAAGTCGGCGCCGAGGCTTATGCCTCTTCGACCATCAAGTACGGCTCGAAACGCATGAGCTGGGTGCAGGTCGAAGGCAACACACCCAATATTCTTGCCATGCGCGATCTCGATGTCGCAATGGGACGCTACCTCTCTTGGGAAGACGACAGCCGCCGCAAACAGGTCGCATTCCTCGGTCATACCGTATACGATAAGCTGTTTGAAGGCATGAACGGGATCGGCGAGAAGATTAGAATCGGCAAGGATGAATTCGTCGTCATCGGCGTTGCTGAAGCTCTCGGCGGAATGCTGGGCGGTGACATGGATGAATTCGTTGCTATCCCGCTCTCAACACACCAGAAGATGTTCACCCAGCGCGGTAATCCGGTTAATCTCGTCATCAGTTCGGTCTCGCTTGAACGCCGCGAGCAAGCCATGGATCAGGTCCGCGTCGTTTTGCGCTCCTCCCGACATGTATCGTATGACGACGAGGACGATTTCACCATCGTCACACCAGATGCGATTCTGAGCTTCATCAACGACTTCACCCGCGGCTTCCGCATTGTACTGATTTCGCTCCCGTTGCTCTCGATTATCATCGGCGGTATTGTCATTATGAACATCATGATGATCTCAGTCACCGAGCGAACCCGCGAAATTGGTATCCGCAAATCAATTGGTGCGCGTCGATTGCATATCCTCGCGCAATTCCTGTACGAATCAACATTCCTGTCATTAGTAGGCGGGGTAATGGGAATCTTCTTTGGAGTGCTCATCGGCGAAAAGATTCTCACCTCACTGCTTGATATCTTCGTCACACCTACCACCTTGGCAATAACTCTCGGTTTTGGTATTTCCATGGGTGTCGGGCTGTTTTTCGGAATCTATCCTGCGGTACGCGCATCGCGATTCGACCCTATCAAGGCACTCAGCTATGACTAATTGGTCGCAAAGGATCTGGGAAACCCGCGAAGGAATGATTCTCGCGCTCGATGCCGTCCGCGCCAACAAGTTCCGCAGCCTGATGACCATCATCGGCGTTATGGTCGGCGTAGGTGCGGTGATACTCGTGAATACTATCATGGACGGTTTCACGGCTTACGCGGAATCTTCGATCGACAAAATCGGCAGCAACGTGATGTACATTATCCAATATGACGAAGGCACCGATTGGGAAAACATGACCGAGGAAGAACGCCGCCGCAAAGACATCACGATGGACGAAGCTTATGCCATTCAAGAGATGTGTCCGCTGGTGGAAGCTGTTGGCCCGCAAAAACGCGCGCAAAATAACATCGCCAAATACAACAACCGCTCAATCCGCACACCCGATGACTTCCGCGGATGCTGGCCAACACAGATGATTGTAACCAATCGCGAAGTGTCCCATGGCCGTTTCTTTGACGACAACGATATGCAACGCGAAGCGATGGTCTGTGTAATCGGTCCTGAAATTGCCGACGCCTTGTTCGACACCCATGAAGAGGCGGTCGGCAAGGTGATTCGAATCAATGGTTGGAATTTCACCGTTCTCGGTGTCCAGGCGCGCGTAGATGACTTTTTCGGCATCAGCGAAAATGACTTTATCTTCATTCCGATGACAACCTTCGACCGGCTCTATCCCAACGAGAAATCGGTAACCCTCATGTGCAGCGCTGTTTCGCGCATGCAATTCGGCGAGGCAATGGACCAGGTCATCAACGCTCTAAGGCGCGTTCGCAAGGTCCGTCCCGACGAACCCAACAACTTCGGCATTCTCACGCAGGATCGTTTCAAGGACGAGGTCGCCGGTATCACCTCCAAGGTCCAGCTCGGCGCAACTGCCGTGGCTTGCGTCGGTTTGATGGTGGGTGTAATCGGTGTAATGAACATCATGTTGGTCGCTGTCACCCAGCGTACTCGTGAAATCGGCGTTCGCAAAGCCGTAGGCGCCCGCAAGCACAACATCATGTTCCAGTTTCTCGTCGAAGCTGCCACCCTTACAATGATGGGAGGCCTGATCGGCATTATCTTTGGCGCCGGTCTCGGTTGGCTAGTGACAACATTGTTGGAATGGAAGTATTTCTTCTCGCCCGCGTGGGCGATTATTGGCTTGGTTCTATCTGCTGGAACTGGAATTGTCTCGGGGCTTTATCCTGCTTGGCGTGCCGCTCGAACCGATCCTATCGTTGCCTTGCGCTACGAATAACTGCTGCTAATCAATCTCCGGCCAGTACGACAACGCCCTCTTTAGCTCAATCTGCGACATCAGCAGATTGTACTTATCCTGCAATGATTCCATCTCGATCTGCTGGACTTCCAGCTCGGTGTCGAGATAATCGGCGTTGGTTATGACGCCGGTGCTGTAAGCAACCGAGGCTATCTCCATCGCCTTGCGTGCAAGAATCAGTTTCTCCGAAGTGATCTTCGACTTTGCGGATATCTTCGAAACTTCCTCACGATGCAGTCGAACTACCGTCTCAAACTCGCTGGTTAAACGCTCTATCTCCAACTCCAACGATTCCTGCTTTGCCAGTTCCTCGGCGCGCCTGCTCTTGGAATAACCACCGTCAAAGAGTTCGTAGTTGAGCGAAACACCGCCAGCGTAATTGAACAAAAGCTTATCAGGATCGGGCATATAACTATTCTTCCATCCAGCAGAGCTAAACAGCGACACCGTTGGTCGTAGCCGTTCCATTCCCAGTGTCAGGTTCGAGATCTCCTGCTGTTTGCGATTTGACACCACTTCCGGTTTGGATCTGATCTGCTCACCAACTCTCGTTTCGTCAAGATTCGGTTCGTCTATCGTGAGACCCGACAGCTGTTCAGTCACTTTAATCACACTGCCCGTATCGCCCAGTACTTCGCTCAGCCGGTGCAGGGCAATCTTCAGTTCGGCATCCGCAATCGCGATTTGTTCCTGATAGACCTTCAATTGCATCTCGCTCTTGAGCAAGTCAAACTGCGAAACCAATCCCAAGTCATACTTCGTCTGCGCGTCATTAAGATGTTTCTGCGAAATGGCAAGGTACTCCTCTAACAACCGACGCTGCTCCACAACCAGTGCGGCAGTCGCATAGACCCGCACCACTTGATAGGCGACTCCCTGCTTGGTTCCAAGAACCACGACTTCACTCAATTCCTTGCCCAGAATTGCCTGTCCAACCCGTTTGCGCCGTTTCCCCCAATCGAACAAGCGGTACTTTCCCGAAAGCTTGGTGTCGACCATGTTATGTGTTCCGGTTGAGATCTCGGGCATAGGGGACAGCCAACGGCAGCTTGATCTCTATTTCCGACAACCGTGAGACATAAGTGTATGTCCCGCTTAAATCTATGGTCGGCAGAAAAGCGCTTCGAG
This genomic interval from bacterium contains the following:
- a CDS encoding DUF58 domain-containing protein, which codes for MADQTNSKYLSPEVLSKLKGLEVKARLVVEGFIAGLHRSPYHGFSVEFAEHRQYMPGDSIRNVDWKVFAKSDRFYIKQYEEETNLKAYLLVDCSRSMGFASEKRIDKLTYSLQLAAALSFLMLKQRDAVGLVGFDEKINTYVPPRSAASHLHVLLREMEAFKPTLQTNIATTLHEMAERIKRRGLVIVLSDLLDDPTQVIAGLKHFRHRKHEIIVFHVLDPRERDFAFPQEAIFKDMETGEQINTLPWQIKGEYKKVVGEVIDRFSRECRMSNIDYVPIDTATDYDFALFAYLNKRARLY
- a CDS encoding PDZ domain-containing protein, with amino-acid sequence MKGIEMKHSRKMWLFSAIAGLLMILAVSPLQAAKRPWIGIYMQDVNQSLAEAFDLKTTEGVLVNDVAEDSPAEEAGIEPKDIILSWNGSTVRDSDALTELVRASKIGDKASLAINRDGKEMTVSVEVGERREPQFYGFGGEGDAGEWAPHSFEFLDNMKTTGIGVSMQSLSGDLGEYFGVPDGEGALITEVMEDTPAAKAGLQVGDVVVEVNGAKVESPNDVSSELRGKDRGEEVELSIIRNKAKQKVSVEIDEIESFGMQFPGNLREMMNWNGNRGQTYHNWSAPSVPQVDQEDFMRKMEEMQKRLEEMKVRLEGLEKKMK
- a CDS encoding efflux RND transporter periplasmic adaptor subunit — protein: MAIKWRSKKFLFAAIGAAVIIIVAITMSSGSGTEATQIQADLAFNDDISEIVSASGRIQPQTKVDITSEVSAQIINLFVKEGDLVERGQRLILLDTIQLQSDVSQSRYSLDEITSRAEAAKAQLEIDKLEAERQQKLFERDLGTENAATNARYGYENSAANYRAMLSQVETARAGLEKASDNLTKTLIKAPMAGVVTFLSVEVGEISQAQTAFTQGKTLMTIADLSVFEVEIDVDESEIAKIQLGQKAKIKVDAYRDTSFAGTVVEIGNSALIANEGSDNYTTSFRVKVRFDTSEVTFRPGMSATVDITTNTAENALLIPYAALVTREFDPDSLKAKTETSGGGIIQQANAAETSDQSDESAKKKKSAKIKKSGIFVVNNGKARFVEITTGIADERNIVAITGIAPGDTVISGSYQTLRKIAENDLVTIEQASLDKMKEK
- a CDS encoding ABC transporter permease, giving the protein MILVSLIRESLAALWANRLRSFLTVLGMTLGVTSVIAIVSTVEGMQTNLEDAFASLGSNTFMVTRFGFGLSMQDYLERMHRRKLTRSLVEPIREGCPDCAEVGAEAYASSTIKYGSKRMSWVQVEGNTPNILAMRDLDVAMGRYLSWEDDSRRKQVAFLGHTVYDKLFEGMNGIGEKIRIGKDEFVVIGVAEALGGMLGGDMDEFVAIPLSTHQKMFTQRGNPVNLVISSVSLERREQAMDQVRVVLRSSRHVSYDDEDDFTIVTPDAILSFINDFTRGFRIVLISLPLLSIIIGGIVIMNIMMISVTERTREIGIRKSIGARRLHILAQFLYESTFLSLVGGVMGIFFGVLIGEKILTSLLDIFVTPTTLAITLGFGISMGVGLFFGIYPAVRASRFDPIKALSYD
- a CDS encoding ABC transporter permease gives rise to the protein MTNWSQRIWETREGMILALDAVRANKFRSLMTIIGVMVGVGAVILVNTIMDGFTAYAESSIDKIGSNVMYIIQYDEGTDWENMTEEERRRKDITMDEAYAIQEMCPLVEAVGPQKRAQNNIAKYNNRSIRTPDDFRGCWPTQMIVTNREVSHGRFFDDNDMQREAMVCVIGPEIADALFDTHEEAVGKVIRINGWNFTVLGVQARVDDFFGISENDFIFIPMTTFDRLYPNEKSVTLMCSAVSRMQFGEAMDQVINALRRVRKVRPDEPNNFGILTQDRFKDEVAGITSKVQLGATAVACVGLMVGVIGVMNIMLVAVTQRTREIGVRKAVGARKHNIMFQFLVEAATLTMMGGLIGIIFGAGLGWLVTTLLEWKYFFSPAWAIIGLVLSAGTGIVSGLYPAWRAARTDPIVALRYE
- a CDS encoding TolC family protein; the encoded protein is MPEISTGTHNMVDTKLSGKYRLFDWGKRRKRVGQAILGKELSEVVVLGTKQGVAYQVVRVYATAALVVEQRRLLEEYLAISQKHLNDAQTKYDLGLVSQFDLLKSEMQLKVYQEQIAIADAELKIALHRLSEVLGDTGSVIKVTEQLSGLTIDEPNLDETRVGEQIRSKPEVVSNRKQQEISNLTLGMERLRPTVSLFSSAGWKNSYMPDPDKLLFNYAGGVSLNYELFDGGYSKSRRAEELAKQESLELEIERLTSEFETVVRLHREEVSKISAKSKITSEKLILARKAMEIASVAYSTGVITNADYLDTELEVQQIEMESLQDKYNLLMSQIELKRALSYWPEID
- a CDS encoding TolC family protein codes for the protein MAEALDKAIQSNRAIAVAESRINENDGRIDAARSAFLPTIDLSGTYTYVSRLSEIEIKLPLAVPYARDLNRNT